A section of the Oncorhynchus gorbuscha isolate QuinsamMale2020 ecotype Even-year linkage group LG04, OgorEven_v1.0, whole genome shotgun sequence genome encodes:
- the brsk2b gene encoding serine/threonine-protein kinase BRSK2 isoform X4 — protein sequence MSSSGKDNSAHYMNYVGPYRLEKTLGKGQTGLVKLGIHCVTCQKVAIKIVNREKLSESVLMKVEREIAILKLIEHPHVLKLHDVYENKKYLYLVLEHVSGGELFDYLVKKGRLTPKEARKFFRQIISALDFCHSHSICHRDLKPENLLLDEKNNIRIADFGMASLQVGDSLLETSCGSPHYACPEVIRGEKYDGRKADVWSCGVILFALLVGALPFDDDNLRNLLEKVKLGVFHMPHFIPPDCQNLLRGMIEVDATKRLTLEQIQKHNWYIAGKNEPEPEQPVPRKVAIRTLSTEEIDPDVLESMHSLGCFRDKGKLTKDLLSDDDNQEKMIYFLLLDRKERYPSQEDQNLPPRSEIADPPRKRVDSPMLNRHGKRRPERKSMEVLSVTEGGSPVPVRRAIDMATHGQSKSVFSKSLDITNANLTKEERSRSISGASSGLSTSPLSSPRPVRRFFIPPQSPDLCQSPNCSPTHSPEFRLNHNGVGGANRVHPHPLPNSYTPKMGSPLMHPRTQTLPAKPKVSEKPLQTTRSNPLPNSADSPTTPKSEPTSPSSPLGSPLRAQQPAATPPPAPHCAPKLSIPLSPASPMSPSTGTASTLTTTVTNLSPPFR from the exons GTGGAGCGAGAGATAGCCATTCTGAAGCTCATAGAGCACCCTCACGTTTTGAAGTTGCACGACGTCTACGAAAACAAGAAATATCT GTATCTGGTGCTAGAGCACGTGTCAGGGGGAGAGCTGTTTGACTACCTGGTCAAGAAGGGACGGTTAACACCCAAGGAAGCCAGGAAGTTCTTCAGGCAGATCATCTCAGCTCTGGACTTCTGCCACAGTCACTCCATATG TCACAGAGATCTGAAGCCAGAGAACCTGTTGTTAGATGAGAAGAACAACATCAGGATAGCAGACTTTGGCATGGCGTCTCTGCAGGTCGGGGATAGTCTGTTGGAGACCAGCTGCGG ATCTCCTCACTATGCCTGCCCAGAGGTCATAAGG ggggaGAAGTACGACGGGAGGAAAGCAGACGTGTGGAGCTGCGGGGTCATCCTCTTTGCACTTTTAGTG GGCGCCCTGCCATTTGACGATGACAACCTGAGAAACCTGCTGGAGAAAGTGAAGTTGGGTGTTTTCCACATGCCCCACTTCATCCCCCCAGACTGTCAGAACCTCCTTCGGGGCATGATCGAGGTGGATGCCACTAAGAGACTCACG TTGGAGCAGATTCAGAAGCACAACTGGTACAT AGCTGGGAAGAACGAGCCTGAGCCGGAGCAGCCTGTCCCCAGGAAGGTGGCCATCAGAACCCTGAGCACTGAAGAGATAGACCCGGACGTCCTGGAGAGCATGCACTCTCTGGGTTGCTTCAGAGACAAGGGCAAACTCACCAAAGACCTGCTCTCTGACGA TGATAACCAGGAGAAGATGATCTACTTCCTGCTACTGGACCGGAAGGAGAGGTACCCCAGTCAGGAGGACCAGAACCTCCCCCCGCGCAGTGAGATTG CTGACCCGCCCAGGAAGCGGGTGGACTCCCCCATGTTGAACCGCCATGGGAAGAGGAGGCCGGAGAGGAAGTCTATGGAGGTGCTGAGCGTCACAGAGGGGGGCTCTCCTGTACCTGTACGACGAGCCATCGACATGGCCACACATGGACAGAG taAGTCTGTTTTCAGTAAAAGCTTGGATATCACAAACGCTAACCTCACCAAAGAAGAAAG gtcACGGTCTATCAGCGGAGCGTCCTCCGGTCTCTCCACTAGTCCTCTCAGCAGTCCCAGG CCGGTCCGGCGCTTCTTTATCCCGCCCCAGTCGCCGGACCTCTGTCAGTCGCCCAACTGTAGCCCCACCCATTCCCCAGAGTTCCGCCTTAACCACAACGGGGTAGGGGGGGCCAACCGCGTGCACCCACACCCGCTTCCAAACTCCTACACGCCAAAGATGGGGTCCCCCCTGATGCACCCCCGCACACAGACCCTCCCCGCCAAGCCCAAAGTGTCTGAGAAGCCCCTTCAGACCACCAGGTCCAACCCCCTTCCCAACTCAGCTGACAGCCCAACCACCCCCAAGTCGGagcccacctccccctcctcacccctggGCAGCCCCCTACGTGCCCAACAGCCCGCGGCCACGCCGCCACCCGCCCCTCACTGTGCCCCCAagctctccatccccctgtcgCCGGCGTCACCCATGTCCCCCTCCACCGGCACCGCCTCCACCCTGACCACAACGGTCACAAATCTGTCCCCACCATTCAGGTGA